TAGCCTGTGAGTTCCTTTTCGCGAGGATCGGCATCGAAGGTGCAACGAGTGGAATCCTCGAGTTCACCCTCTGTGACACTCCAACCGGAGAGTCTATCGATGTCATCATGATAACCGCTCCAAGGATCGACTGGCTCTGTATCGTATTCATCGACACGAGGCCATTCGAGCGAGATACCCCAAGGCATACCAGTTACAATGCGGATCGGGTATTCGACAGCCATCATGTAGTTGGCTGCGTTGTCATCGAAGCCCTGAACACGGAGTTTACCGATTCCATCCATGGCGCCGGCACCCGCAAGGACCATATAGCCAATCCACTCTCTATCGCTGTTCCAACCATCATCGTAGGCTGCAGAAGAACCCGGAATCATCGGGGCTTCATCGCCATCTGGGGCCGGACGCGAGAACGGATAATCTACAGAGACATCGCTATAATCAACATAATACTGAGCTAACGGATAGTGGAGGCCAGAACCACCGGCTGCAACTGTCTCAAACGGAAGCACTGGGAACCAGTGAGTCCATCCCTGAGGCTGGAAGCGAACGATGTGGCCATAAAGGTGATCTGCCTCGCGCATGTCCATATTATCGTTGAACCAAAGGCGAACGATAACCGTGCAGACATCCGAGAAGTTATAGATACCAACCAAACTATCTTGATCTGGAACTTCCCAAGGAAGCTTAAAGAGATCGCTGTCCCAGTTTTCGACTGTAGGATCGCCGTAAATTGGCGTTCCAAGAGAGTCTGTTCCAATAACAGGAACATCCATTGTCGCAAGCGCAAAGCCCTTGACCTTCGGAGTCGTGTTATCGAGACCCATCTTTTTACTGGTAACGAGCTGGCAGTTGCCGAGGCGGTCCTGAATGACGGCTTCAGCATAGATGCTATCGGCGATGAAGATCGTGTCTCTGGTGAGAGATGACGTAACCGGAGTCGGCACAGCGCCAGAACGATCGAGACCGTGATAGATCTGAGCGGTAAAGCCCATATCCATCGAACGGGCAACAATGGTCTCACGAGCACAGTTATGAATCTCGTAACCATCGCTGGTCCAATAGTAATAAGGCTCGGTTCCTGGATTGTAAACCATACCGGCATCTTCATCATCAGCAGTGCCGAAGAAGTATCTCACATAGTCCGTGGATGGATCGACAGCCGGAATCGGCCAAATTGTCGTCCAGTTGGGAGCTATGGTAAGACCAGGAGCACAACCGACATTAGCATCGTAAATGTCTTCGAGTCTGAGTCTGATTTCATTGTTCTCGTCGTGGACGAGGTGGCAATTAACCTCTTCGTAGCCTGTCGTTCCATCCGGATTGAGGAAATCGGCAACAGGAGCCTGCATATCGATTTCATACATCCAGCCGAAGACATGCTTCGTGTAGTTGTCGCCATCGCCGAAATCATTAGGCTCGCGAACATTGAATGTAAGGGTAACATCAATAACATCGCCGTGCTGGTAACCAATAATTGTATCGGTAACAAGCTCTGGCTCTGTCTCTAAAGTATCGATTCTACGGATCGTATATAGCCAAACGCTATCCTGATCAATAGGACCAACATGGAGTCTGCCCCAATCCACACAACCGGTGCGTTCCGGATAGTAATGGAGGAAGCATGGGATGCAGTCGCAGTCATACCACTCATCGATTGTCCAAACAAGTTCATCCTCAGCATCTCTCAGCTCGAGAACAACATGCGGAACACGGCCTGTGAGTGTATCTTCGTCCGGATCGGAACCGGCAAGGCACTCCCATATGATGGAGTCGGTGCAGGTGTAGATCTCTGCGACTATGAAATTAAGGTCCTTAGCGTAGAAGTCGATATACGGGTCTGTCTCTTCCATTACGGAATAGGCTTCCGCGTCACCATCTTCGCGATCGAGGACCATGTCGATGTAGTAACCAGACCAGGCGGCAAACATGGTCTCATACATACCGGTAAGATCTGGCGGATAATTATAATCCCCAGCGGTCTGATATGCATCATAAGCACCATCGTTGAACCACATCACGCTATTCAGCCATGTTTCGGACTGTATAACGAAGTTACCATCCTGAATCATGTCCCAATTTGGATTATACCAATCGTGCATGTCGGATATGTCGAGCCAGTGTGTCGGTCCGAGTGTATCGACATTGAGATCAGTGTAATCTTGGCGGCCATAGCGCCAGGACATAAAGGAACTGGTCGGTGAGCTATACGGATCGTTGGTGTGCCACCAGCGATAGCAACCGCCAGAAACGCAAACCTCGGAAGCTGGATACCACGGAACATCCGGACTGTCACCAGCATAAAGCTCCCAATCCACAATATCGTGGGGCTGGAAGAAGTTGCAAGTGGCGTCGCTGCCGTCGCCGTAGAGCTTCAGTATAGCGCCGCGAGAATCATCCGGATCGGGGATGAGCTGCGCATGATAATATTGATAATCACGTCCGGGAATTTCATGATAAGCCACATGAACTTCACCGTATTTGAGATCTTGGAAAATAATCTCATCGGTGTAAGGCCCACCCGGAGTCATTGTGTCGGTGAAGGTGAAGACTATATCGCAACCCTCGACCATTTCGCCATGCATTTCGCCGATTTTAGCGACCCAGTTGTCGCAATACATATCGTGAACATTGGCGGAAACATCCCTGAATTTGAAATACATGGTATCATTACAGAAACCACCCATGTCAGCTTCGGTGAATATCGGCGCGTGGCAATCAACATAGAAAGTCCAGCGCGCTATATGGCTGACTGTGTAATACAAATAATCAGGATCGAGTCTATCATAGCCTTCGTTTCTGCTCGGCACTTCGTAATCCACAGTGTGGCCGATAGTTGCATCGGAGCAGAGAAGGTCATAGGTTCCGAGCCAAGGATCGTTATCATCATCCCAGCCGGTAACAGGGCCAGCTTCGCCATCTTCGCTCTGGCACTCTGTAATAGCGTTATCCCAAGCGTAAACAGTGACGCAAACCTCATCACCCGGACGGAAGTGAGCCTGTGTCGGCATTCTGCGATAAGGATCATAGGTTATCCTGACGCCCCACTCGTTGTGCTTTTTGGTAACATCGAGTGCAATAGCATCGGGTTCGCCAACGCAGAAATTACGGCCGTCTGGAACACTGCCGCCATAGGCGGGATCATGATAGTAAGGATGCCAACTGCCATCGCAACCGCGAACCTTGAGGTTCATGCAGATGCGGGCTTCCTCATCGATGCTACCGGAGTAAATACCGGAAACACGATTATAGATGCTGGCAGAATCGGAAAGCGGAAGATCCACATTCATATCCCATTCATAGCAACCAATTTGGTCGTATGCGTTGAGAGTAATAATCTGGAAACTATCCGAAGTAACCCATTCCTTGGGAGGATAGAAGAAAGTGTCCGGAGCGGTCGGGCCTTCGAGGTCGAAATGAAGCACGCCAAGCGTGTCAACTTCGTAAGAAACGTAACCCGGAGCAACACCGACGACTTCCCACATAACGGGAATATGGTCGTCTCCATAAAGAGTGGTGCTTTGCGTTCCGTAGTTACCATCGGCTCCGCCGGAGGTTCCCCAGCTATCCGAAGGATAAATATCCGCAACTCCGCCACCCTGGCTGCCCTGACCGTAGTCGGGATCGTCAACGAGCTCGGTGAGGAGCACCCAAACGAAATCGCCAGATTCAAACGGAACTAGACCGGAATAATAACCAGCGAGTTCCTCGAAATTAATGATCATTTCGGCGTCGTAACCGTTATCGGCTTCGTCCACCCAAACACCATAACCGAGATGGCTCTCGTTGACCACGATAGTATCCCATTCGCCATCGCAATGTTCGATAGCAAATGTAATCTCGAAGTCGCGCCAGTTCATACCAGCACCTCCGAAAGCACCAGACCAACGGGTAATGCCGTGGTTATCGGTATCGTGAACTTCCTGATAATCGTCGGTTAAGTCGATGTGAAGTGTCGGAAGGCTATCTGCAAGCCAGGCCCAATAAACCGTGTTACCCTCTATAGTGTAACTACGGCGGTTGGAGCTGAACTCTCTAGTTTCGCCATCGTGACCTTCAGCAGAAGGACAAGTCAATTCGGCATTCGGACCGGAAAGGTCAACCTTGAATGTCCAGAGTGTATCGTTCATGACGCCGGGCGAGAAAACGCCGGGACGGTCATAACGGAAGTTGTTCGTTCTACTGAACACTCGGTAAGTGACCTGAACATAAGCACCATCGATGAACGGAGGCATCCAATCTCCATTACGATCTTCACCGATCATAACCCAGAAAGTATCTTTTCCGCAAAAAGCACCGGAACCGCAAACTTCATTAGCCCAAACCTCGGACCATGAATCGCTCATTCCAGACCAACCACTAGTTGTCCAGCTCCAGGAGCCTGGATCGCGGTGGCTGTGCTTTATGTTCCATTCCCAACCTGTGGATATGCCACCATTGAATTCATCGTATGCGTATTCAAGTGGGCTGTGCCAAGAGATCGAGTCGATGCGACCGGGGAAGTTCGTCGGTGTCGGAAGACCATAATAGGTATCGTTAATGTAACGAATCTCCATAAAGGCCGAATCGACACAGGTTCCTCTGTCCCAGGCGACAACCGCGATAGGCTGAACGCTATCGGCGGTGAAGATCGAATCGTTCTCTTCGTCGCAAAGAATATCGGTTGCGAAATCGTTGGTGGAAACCTCATCGCGCGGATAAAGATCGGCGATGTAAGGCGTAATCTCGTCCCAACCCTTGATCATTTCACTACGGGCCCAACGAGTTGCATCAGCTGGATCGGGGAATGGATTATCCCAAATGACATCGGTGAGCGTAGCTGTCATATCGACGCGATCAAAGATAGCGCCAAGACGGCGGTACACGATGATGTCATTGCGCTCTTCAATCTCGATGAAGAAGGAGTCAGAATTTGAAATCCCCTCAATACCACCATCTCCAGGATACCTATCCATACCAGTTTCATCACAGCAATCGTGGCAACCGGCCATCTGGAGAGCAATCCAGATGCGGTAGAATTCGAGGCCATAGCGCTCGCTGTTGAAGGTTCCTTCATAAGGAATAGCAATACCATCTTGGAAGTAGATAGTGGCTCGCCACTTTTTCCAACCGGTATAGGGGCCGCCGGAAGTAGCGACCATAGTCCACATATCCTCGGGAGTGAGAACATCTATACGAGTAGGATCGAAATGGTCGAGATAAAGAGTGTCCGTGTCGGTTAAGATCTGCTCAGCGATACCCATAATATCTATTCTATCGAGAATATCGATATCGGAACCGGCAGAAGCACCCTTGTCGATGTAAAACTGAACACCGGTTAGAGTATCTGCTTCGGTGGGATCGACACCGAATTGAGTCGCCGCGTCAGGCGGCAAAATCGGCGTAAGATCTTCGTTCGGGTCAAAATCGCGAGAACCCCAAATATTGAGGGTAATACCGCGAATCTCTTTATCATCTGTTCCGGAAAGCATGTCCAGACGGAGAACCACATTGTCGTGACCCATCCTAACTGGAGATTCTAAACCGGTAACGGGGTCTATTTCATAGGCCCCGCGCCTCCAAGGACTCACTGGAGTAAAACTGGAGACGGTTGAGTAGTCTGTCGTATAGTAGGACGGAAGCTCCGTTCCATACACAGGACCACCGGGAGTGCCCTCGGGGGACACTACATTGAAAGCATTACAATACTGCCAATCGCTTCCGCTTCCTTGCGCGAACACCGCACCTATGGAGAGCAAAAGGCCAAGCAGCAGGGCTATACAAATGCTGTTCTTAGTCATTACGCCCTTCTCCTTTCTTCGTTTTGTTTGATTTTCTATCGTTTTCATTACACTCATCTTCCTTGCGGAAAAATTTTCCACTAAGCCTCCTAACTTTGAAGAAAAATTGCTCCTAATTTTAATTATCTAAACAAAGGCACCGTGCCGTTTAACAGATTAAGCACGTGTTTTGCCCGCTACAAAAATACAAATTCCCCGCCAACGTTCCGGCAGGTTTCGCGAAAAATAAGCACCGAACCATCTACTGTCAAGGCCTTTTTTATCCTCCCACAATCGTTAATAACCCAAAACTCAATAAGCCTTTCTTAATCCTCTAGGCTTTCCCCTCCCAAATACAAAAATATCTTCTCTTTCGGACAAAAATAATTCTTTTTGTGCCGAAATATTTACTTTAAGTAAATATATAGCGCTAAAATTCAAAGTCAAACAAAAAAAGTAAAAAAATATTTAGCTCTAACCTATTAATATAAAAAGGGTTTTAGCTTTTAGTAGCATAAAATTATTTTTAAATGTCTATTATCTTATTGATATACATAACTTTACTTTATTTTTATATCCTTATACAACGAACCGCTTAGCCCAAATTCAAATTTCCAATAGTCTGATTTTTTTTCCGGCTCATGCAAATAATTTTGCACCCAACCATATTCAAAGCCCACATTACAAAATAAAAATGGCCGAAAATTGCCTTCATAACATAGTTTAAGTCCGCTGGTCTTCTCAACTATTCCGCTCGGAAATGGTTCGGTGTATTCCCCTTCTATATCCATCCATGGTTCAGACCATATCGCCTCGATTCGGCCTTCGCCTTTACGAAGATAAAAAGCCTCGATATCGATTATTAGCTTTGGATTAGCCATAAATTTGAGCTTAAATGAGCCAATATCGGCATCGTTGCCGAGATAAGAACCCAGGGGATCGTTTAAATAAATATATTTGTTCCAATATCTTATCTGATTATATGTCCAGTTTGTAACACCTTCGTATCTAGCGCTTAGAGTAAGCCATTTATCGAACACGGTTAATCCGTAGTCGGCCTGAGCGGCGATGGCTATCTCTGGTGGTTCTTCATCGCCCTGAGTCTTTGCTTCGACTTGAATATCATCGACCAAAAACTCACAAGATAGTCTTACAGGCGGGAAAAGAAGCTGGACATCACCCCCCACGAAAGTATTATCATCGAGGCCAAGGTTAAGTTGTTGAGCGTGGAACCAATATAAGGGAACAGTATATATTCCCTCAAAAGATCGCCCAAAACCTCCATAAAGGATTATTTCGTGAAGAGCGATACTGAAGTGCTTTGAAAGGTATTCCATTCTATGGCCAGAAAGGTATCTCTGGGACAACTCCCAGATCAGCGTATCCCCAAAGTCCCTTCTGCAATATATTGGATCGAGCCAGCCAGAGAATCCAGAAAAGCGGAATCGCCCAATGTCTATTTGATAATCTATTCGGTCAAAAGGAGCGTGAGCATTTCCAAGAATCAATCCTTCCCCCCACACAAGATAATCTCTTCCGAACTGAACACCCCAATCGTCGCCATCAACTCTAAGATAAACCTGATCCGGTCTTCCCGCGAAACCTGACCATTGCCTCCCACGAAAATTCTCCTCTCTGGCCCACCTAAGATTGACTTCATAGGATACAAAACCCTCTACCGGGTCCTTGGCCATCCCTCCCCCAAGCCTCATTTTAGGATAAAATCTATCGTCGGGATCACGCGGATTATTAAGAATTCCATCTATCCCCGGTTCAAAGATAATACCAATAGTGTCATTTTTTATTAAAGCGACCGATAGGCAATGCTTAAGTTCTTCGATCCATAATTTCGATGCAATGTCCGCGGGTTTTTCAGGAAGAGCATCGAGCATCCTTCCGGAGCGAAGAGGCCACACATTAGGTTGAAGAGAAATATATCCACGAAGTTCAAGTTCTCGGTAACTATCGAGCACAGGCCATGGGTCCGCCATCATCCTTCCGCTATCGGCAAGGAGCATGCCTTCAATAGCAATAAATACAAGTGAAATGAAAATTAATCTTGAAGAAGCTTTTTTCAATTTATCATATCTCTCTCAAATTCATTTTCGCATTGAAAATATGCATTTTGTTATACATTACTATAGTAGTGATTAAAACTCATGAAGAAATGATCTAAATGGCATCCGATGTAGCGGTTTTCTCCCGCCGGACTGCATCCTTTGGAGAGAGTTTATCCGATTTACGCCTGGAGGGTAATTTCACTCCCGCAGTATTCGCGAGGAGATTCTCGTAATAGTCGAGAACACTTTCCCACCTATAATATTTTTCGACGCGTTTTTTGGCTTTTTTAGCGAATTCGTTCCGTATTTTGGGGTGATCTATGAGGTTCTGAATCTTCCGGGTAAGGTCTCGTAAGTCATTTACCTTATAATAAATCCCGGCATCAGATATTGTTTCCAATTGTTCA
The sequence above is drawn from the bacterium genome and encodes:
- a CDS encoding T9SS type A sorting domain-containing protein, whose protein sequence is MENFSARKMSVMKTIENQTKRRKEKGVMTKNSICIALLLGLLLSIGAVFAQGSGSDWQYCNAFNVVSPEGTPGGPVYGTELPSYYTTDYSTVSSFTPVSPWRRGAYEIDPVTGLESPVRMGHDNVVLRLDMLSGTDDKEIRGITLNIWGSRDFDPNEDLTPILPPDAATQFGVDPTEADTLTGVQFYIDKGASAGSDIDILDRIDIMGIAEQILTDTDTLYLDHFDPTRIDVLTPEDMWTMVATSGGPYTGWKKWRATIYFQDGIAIPYEGTFNSERYGLEFYRIWIALQMAGCHDCCDETGMDRYPGDGGIEGISNSDSFFIEIEERNDIIVYRRLGAIFDRVDMTATLTDVIWDNPFPDPADATRWARSEMIKGWDEITPYIADLYPRDEVSTNDFATDILCDEENDSIFTADSVQPIAVVAWDRGTCVDSAFMEIRYINDTYYGLPTPTNFPGRIDSISWHSPLEYAYDEFNGGISTGWEWNIKHSHRDPGSWSWTTSGWSGMSDSWSEVWANEVCGSGAFCGKDTFWVMIGEDRNGDWMPPFIDGAYVQVTYRVFSRTNNFRYDRPGVFSPGVMNDTLWTFKVDLSGPNAELTCPSAEGHDGETREFSSNRRSYTIEGNTVYWAWLADSLPTLHIDLTDDYQEVHDTDNHGITRWSGAFGGAGMNWRDFEITFAIEHCDGEWDTIVVNESHLGYGVWVDEADNGYDAEMIINFEELAGYYSGLVPFESGDFVWVLLTELVDDPDYGQGSQGGGVADIYPSDSWGTSGGADGNYGTQSTTLYGDDHIPVMWEVVGVAPGYVSYEVDTLGVLHFDLEGPTAPDTFFYPPKEWVTSDSFQIITLNAYDQIGCYEWDMNVDLPLSDSASIYNRVSGIYSGSIDEEARICMNLKVRGCDGSWHPYYHDPAYGGSVPDGRNFCVGEPDAIALDVTKKHNEWGVRITYDPYRRMPTQAHFRPGDEVCVTVYAWDNAITECQSEDGEAGPVTGWDDDNDPWLGTYDLLCSDATIGHTVDYEVPSRNEGYDRLDPDYLYYTVSHIARWTFYVDCHAPIFTEADMGGFCNDTMYFKFRDVSANVHDMYCDNWVAKIGEMHGEMVEGCDIVFTFTDTMTPGGPYTDEIIFQDLKYGEVHVAYHEIPGRDYQYYHAQLIPDPDDSRGAILKLYGDGSDATCNFFQPHDIVDWELYAGDSPDVPWYPASEVCVSGGCYRWWHTNDPYSSPTSSFMSWRYGRQDYTDLNVDTLGPTHWLDISDMHDWYNPNWDMIQDGNFVIQSETWLNSVMWFNDGAYDAYQTAGDYNYPPDLTGMYETMFAAWSGYYIDMVLDREDGDAEAYSVMEETDPYIDFYAKDLNFIVAEIYTCTDSIIWECLAGSDPDEDTLTGRVPHVVLELRDAEDELVWTIDEWYDCDCIPCFLHYYPERTGCVDWGRLHVGPIDQDSVWLYTIRRIDTLETEPELVTDTIIGYQHGDVIDVTLTFNVREPNDFGDGDNYTKHVFGWMYEIDMQAPVADFLNPDGTTGYEEVNCHLVHDENNEIRLRLEDIYDANVGCAPGLTIAPNWTTIWPIPAVDPSTDYVRYFFGTADDEDAGMVYNPGTEPYYYWTSDGYEIHNCARETIVARSMDMGFTAQIYHGLDRSGAVPTPVTSSLTRDTIFIADSIYAEAVIQDRLGNCQLVTSKKMGLDNTTPKVKGFALATMDVPVIGTDSLGTPIYGDPTVENWDSDLFKLPWEVPDQDSLVGIYNFSDVCTVIVRLWFNDNMDMREADHLYGHIVRFQPQGWTHWFPVLPFETVAAGGSGLHYPLAQYYVDYSDVSVDYPFSRPAPDGDEAPMIPGSSAAYDDGWNSDREWIGYMVLAGAGAMDGIGKLRVQGFDDNAANYMMAVEYPIRIVTGMPWGISLEWPRVDEYDTEPVDPWSGYHDDIDRLSGWSVTEGELEDSTRCTFDADPREKELTGYWDNTLAETDSVVFKLWWSTEPFVAGTTLTTGYTYHWVEDNMYSDNIWIEGDTSWIAIPTDDIDILHEYYASLGGAPTLYSDNEMYLHIVMEAYSRFRPIDPFLTTKKLNVLIDNKRIDPVMTYLGGGEVIHGEHTVLPYGSTKLKICWSNDDNQRLEQIDKMTIWLHSLIDGTNYSLWPDSATEDYFAPVGASAPLYYDPSDSIICLEYENPEGLPPGMWTVSWKSFDAIHNVIEYGDSIEEYWTYYHRDCEFDFFDEDTLTILRPPFVARGADLEDALMSVSQNFSAVENSDDIFPWWLSGMENEWPDWPTWGWIDADAIGSIDTLPDFYRVEDFHPIIQVTTFNNPDYTSSDPLMHPYTETGGYPGDSLYVLLEVMPTDIHVEYIDLHIADYWGGDISGSNPEIMVRLDSTDIYMVGERNFWVYKWTVDDQDNRYDGLVKIVATEHTWSEVSEDFHDWDHVGYILLDTYDPSYSVDMLRDDSTVPFRAVNPIDYPGEEYIWVVNEGRFNLMFDWDETMFDPAASGDPVAYYNYSEYVYTRMWDMMRLTIDGMPIYGMYDDPNDHLESRLWDDDRDEYDIHNNFWRQPDYMAPASPSSYDDAAVAYTFDDKLDFFSDDVYAYEWDVAGEPEGLDAQGIARLLVKGRDAAGNILDYGEALESEAIGKFVLVDIEDPIIDDALIVATGETFTGFTGAFDDNYLGDNYTDMGGNGYVYIIVTDGDGAMLGDTMWVDPAGAVSSTPWVGVSPEPSDLVNVTAYDLAGNATTVGITVVPEEHCCTYTLCTDWNLIGISVMPDPVPTVGDMFPGMTVYRMVDGDYVAVPPADLLVAGEGLAIYPSIETEVEICGVPVESFSVDLVPGWNLIGATWINTDFATPHTTPPDAVDATETRVYDCGVDYVTTNTLTHCRGHLVMALEECVLDVPGDPGRKVVYTIKDSKIEPIFTGRLVADNATVTFGAANGATSDFDRAIDHYAIPVRPGTGTIELANGLDTDYRAVDNTITWDVTADAAFTATVELSTSEWTLSYEGATVVDGSVINVTPGTHKMVANRVAIPEAFALCQNLPNPFNATTVISYEIPVNSEVSLEVYSVLGQKVTTLVSGEVEAGYRSVVWDGTDSEGKPVPTGIYFYKLDAGSFKATAKMALMK